Part of the Rhodobacteraceae bacterium M385 genome is shown below.
GCAAGGGCCGGACTTCGATATGATTGGTCGCGATCTGGCACTTTTGGAGCTGTCGATGCCGATCTCGATGACGTCTATCGTGCCAATTTCCACGGCGCGTACGCCTTGGCGTGAAGGCCGTGTCACGGTGGTATCTTATGGTCGCGAACGCGAGGGCTATGCCTCGATCGAAGAGGGTTGCGAAATTCTTCAGCGGCAGGAATCAGTACGGGCAATGAATTGTCAGGTGGTGTCGGGGGCCTCGGGCTCTCCGGTGGTGCGGGTCAATCAGGGCCGCGCCGAAGTGGTAGCGGTCATCTCGGCCAGCGCGCAATCGAGCGAGGGTGATGTCTCTCTTGCTGTGATGCTCGAGGATCATTTGGCCACGTTGATGTCGCAATATCGGGCCAGCGCCTCGACGCCTGTGGGGGTGACAACATTGGGGGGTACGCCCTCGTTCATCGTGAACGGCGCAGATGCGCGTAGCGGTATTGGCGCGCGGTTTATTCGTCCCTGATCTAGGGTCTTGAAACCGGTATTCTCCCTTCCCAAATCTAATGGGTCGGTGCCGCCCAGCGGGCCGACATAAACAGCAACCGGGTGCGTGCCTGACAACAGGGCGGCCCAAATTACTTGTTATCGCTCAATGGAGGATGACCCATGCGAACCTATGATTTTTCCCCTCTTTACCGTGCCACTGTCGGCTTTGACCGTGTCGCAGATATGCTGGACCGCGTGCTGACCCAGGATGCCAGCCAGTCCACTTACCCCCCTTATAATATCGAGAAGCTGGACGAGCATTCGTACCGGATTTCCGTGGCTGTTGCCGGTTTCTCTGACGCTGACCTGAGCGTTGAACAGCGCGAACATCAACTGGTGATCGCGGCCAAGCGTGAAACGACGGACGAAAAGCAGACCTATCTGCATCGTGGCATCGCCACACGTGCGTTCGAGAAGCGCTTCCAACTGGCCGACCATGTCCGTGTGACAGGCGCCGTGGCCGAGCATGGTATGCTTCACATTGATCTGGTGCGCGAAGTGCCAGAGGCGCTGAAACCACGCCGGATCGAGATTGGCGGATCAACAACCGCCAAAGCGATCGAGGCTGAAACTGCCAGCGCCTAATTCGCTGCCTCATTGACCCTTGTGACGGGCGGCCCAAATGGGCCGCCCGTTTTGCTATCCGGTCCGAAGATTGCGAGGGCGGGCACCTTGCCGTTCGATCCGCCGCGTCGGGGTTATCTCTGCTGCGTGGTCCAACAAGCGTCGGGCAGCCGCCGTTTGTTTCGGCAGGCTGCGAGAGGTTGCAAGGAGGCTTTCGACCCAGCATCCGGCAACCTGAATGATCGAATGCCGTTCCATCACCACATTCAGGTATTCTTCCCGCTTCTTGCCGCGCATCCGGCGGATACCGTTGCGGCCTATTAGGTTAACGGCGGGCACCAAAACCTCGTCCCCGTGGTGGCCTATGCTGCGCAGTAAGCGAAGTTGGCCGGACACCTTTATTTCTTGTTGCGGCTGATTTGGCCCCAATGCCCCTGCCGGGATCAGGATCGGCTTGGGGCTATCGTCATGCACCGCGAATTCCATAGCCTCACGCACGACCATACGCAGGGCCTGCCAGCCGTGATCCTTGGTCCACAGAATATCGCTGGGGCGCAGTTCTTCGATCGGGATATCACCGCGTTGGGTGGTTATCGGCGTGCCGGCGACGAAGGACACAGGCCCGACAGAGAAGGCGAAGTTAGCGGCGTCCAGATCCCGCGCGTGGATACCGCAAAGCCCGAGCGTATCCCCGTTGTCGAAGGTGATTGTCGGGTCGTCCCCGCCCGAGATCCGATCAGCGACATCTTGAAAGCAGCCAATCTCGGCCATGTCGAAGGCGACGATATCATTGGGTTGAAACGGATTGATCTCGTCGGTGCCGTGCCCGTCGCGCACCATATATGTCTGCCTTGGGAACGTATTCTTAGGCGGTTGCTGAACAAGAAGGGGCGCTGTGGGGCTTTTGTCGCCATTAGTCGTCATGGGGTCATCCTGATCGAGGGTTCTTCAATCAGGAGGGTGGCGAAAAATAGCTAACGTGGGCTTAGGCTCCGCGTGGCCATTGCGTAAAACTCAAGTCAGTTTGTGAACAGACCTTTGAGGCGATCGCTTCAGAACCACTGCCCGGGTTCCATCAGTCCCAGTTCCATCAACTGCATAGAGGACCAGTGAAACTGCACCGATTTGTGCCAGCGGAAATCGGGAATGTCGTGGCGTGATCCGGGGTTGGTGCGCAGTGCCTTGGCAACGCGGAACGAACAGATCGTGGCCGACAGTGAATGATGCCAGGGGCAGGCGTAGGTGTTGAGCTCTTCATTCGACAAGGTGTGATCGTCGCGCAGGGTCAGGCCGGGGGCAGCTTGGAACAGGCCCACGCGGTCAATCTTGCGTTTGGATTTGGCAACGTGTTCTTCAAACCGCCACCGCAAGCCGCCGTAGAAGTTTAGCTGCCTTTCCATGACCTCATCTTGTTCCGGCCCGCCGCGCCGGGTTTCGGCGTAGTAGCCAGAGCTGTCCAGCAACGCCCCGTCCAGATCGACCGCATTGGGGTGCGATGACAGATCGCCAGCGTAAAGGTCGACCACATAGGTCAGCACCGATTCCCGGCGTTCTTCTTTCACCCATGTCACCAATTCTCCCACCGTGCGGTCTTCGCAGAAGGGGAAGAACAGATACTCTCCGTTGTAGCAGTAGTGGATCCACTGCCCCGGCACCTTTTCGATCAGCGCGTTAACGATGGCTTGGGTTGCACCCGGTTGCCGGGAAGGGTGGCGCACGACATGTTGGGCCGACTTGGCCCCTTCGGGAGCATCGGGCACGGCAACTTCTTCAGGCGCGAGCACGATGATCGTCTTGAAGGCCAGCGAATGCAGGTGATCCAGAGAAGACGCAAGCTCCACCCGGTCCTCGGCAATCAGCACCGCATAAGGGCCTTTGCCAAGCTGCGCCGCAGGGGCCGCCTTGAAACTGGTGAGAGTGTCGAAATTCATAGGGTCGTATGCTCGGTCTTATTGGTTGGCCACAAGATGCCTTCGCTTGGGTGATATTGCAATTGTGACGTCGGTTGAACCGCAGGTATCCGCAGGATACACCCCATCCGTTGATATTTCCCTGATCCCGCGCGAGGCGCCCTGATGACCAAGAAGCTGACCAACACGAAAAAGTTGTTCGTGAAGACCTATGGCTGTCAGATGAACGTCTACGACAGTGAGCGCATGGCCGAGGCTTTGGGAAGCGAGGGCTATGAACAGGTCAACTCGCCGGAAGGCGCGGATATGATCCTGCTCAACACCTGCCACATCCGCGAAAAAGCCGCCGAGAAGATGTATTCCGAACTGGGTCGTCTGCGCCCGTTGCGGGATGCGAACCCTGATCTGAAAATCGGCGTCGCGGGCTGTGTTGCGCAGGCTGAGGGCGAAGAGATCATGAACCGCCAACCCTTGGTGGATTTGGTCGTGGGGCCGCAGACCTACCATCGTTTGCCGAAGATGATGGAGGCCGTGAACGCGGGGGAAAAGGCGCTCGACACCGACTTCCCCGAGGAAGACAAGTTTCTGAAGCTACCCAAGGCACGCGCCACCCGCGGGCCAACGGCGTTTCTGACGGTACAAGAGGGCTGTGATAAGTTCTGCGCCTTCTGCGTCGTGCCCTATACGCGGGGCGCGGAAGTGAGCCGCCCGGCAGAGCGGTTGATGGGCGAGGCGCGTGATCTGGTGGAGCGTGGCGTGCGCGAAATCACCCTGTTGGGGCAGAACGTCAACGCCTACCACGGTGCAGCGGCTGACGGCACGTGGGGCCTTGCGCGGTTGATCCGGGAGATGGCCAAGATTGATGGGCTGGAGCGGCTGCGTTTCACTACCTCGCACCCCAACGATATGGAAGATGACCTGATCGCGGCGCACGGCGATTGCCCCGAATTGATGCCCTATCTGCATCTTCCGGTGCAGGCGGGCAGCGACAAGATCCTGAAGGCGATGAACCGCAAGCACACGGCAGCGGAATACATCCGCCTGATCGAACGCATCCGCGCTGCGCGTCCTGATCTGCACCTGTCGGGCGACTTCATCGTCGGCTTCCCCGGCGAAACAGAAGAGGATTTCCAAGCCACCCTCGATCTGGTGGAAACCGTGGGTTACGGCACCGCCTATTCGTTCAAATACTCCGCCCGCCCTGGCACCCCCGCCGCCGAGCGCAAAGGTCAGGTGAGCGAGGAAGTGGCGAGCGAACGCCTGCAACGGCTGCAAGCCCTGCTGACCAAACAACAACGCGCCGCCCAAGACGATATGGTCGGCCGCCGCGTGAAAGTGCTGTTTGAGAAGCCCGGCCGCAAACCCGGCCAGATGATCGGCAAATCCGACTATCTGCACTCTGTCCATGTGGAAGGGCCCGAAACCCTGCGCGGCCAGATCGCCGAGGTCGAGATTATTGAGAGCATGACCAACTCGCTTACGGGGCGGTTGGTTTAAGGCGGTCGGGCGGGACGTATCCCGCCCGTTGTGGCCAAAGCTGGCCTCGGCTTAACCCGGCGGGTTCTGCGCGATGATCTGATGCATCACCTGCACCGCCATATCAGGCCGATCCACGGTGGAAGGATCCCGGCACACGCGCTCTCCGATGGCGTGCGCCTCGGGGAATGTATAGCCAGCGTTCACCAGGCTATCGATGAAAACCGCGTTGGGGCGGTCCCAGATGACCTCGGAAAACGGGCCACGGAAACAGCTTACGGTGACTTGGACGGTGTTCACGATCATATGGTATTGGTAGTTATTGGCCGTTGCAGGTGCGCCAGAGCCAAGCAGAAGTGCGCCCCCAAGGACGGCAAAAGTAAGTGCTTTAATCATTTTAGTTCCCCAGTTTACTCGGGGCCTCAGATCAAGGGGTAGAGCCCTTGGCAGAGATCTATGTGGCGCCCGATGTGTCCTGAAAGGTTAACACATCCAGGGGGGTTGGGTCTCATCACAAAACTTAAGGCTGCCGAGATTCTTAATATTGGAAACAATCCTATGCAATTTCCTGGGATCGTTCGGCCCGTGCGAACAGCGGCGCGGTTCTTTCGGCAATAAATTGCAAGCCGTACGGTCGAATAGGGAACTGCGCGTCGCTTGAACGGCAAAAATGGCACGAATCGGTCACAGGCTGTTTCCGAATCTGCAACGCTGAGGCGAATAAACCTCTTCCCAACGGGGGATAAGGTGCTATCTTGCCGAAATCTAAGCCTTTTATATTCCGGCCCTGCCAGGTCCGCGAAGGGGCAAGTGAATTTATTGATCGAAGGCCTTTGCGTGTATGTGCTTGGCTGTTCGGAACATAGGGGGATGCACGAGTGAAAGACGCTCTTACACGCAGAATTGCGCGCGGAATGACAAGCTCGCTTGGCGTTGCTGCCTTGGTTGCGGGGGCGTTTATGGCCACCTCGGCGCCGGTCGCAGCACAGCAACAGCAGCAGATTATCGTCACCGGTCAGGTCCAGCCGGGCCTTTGGGTTGATCCCGATGGCTGCCTGCATTGGGTCGCGGACGGCGGTATCGAAGGCTACATGGAAGGTCGTGTTAACCCAGAGAACGGCATGCCCGTTTGCCTGGATGTGAACCCTTGCGGCGTTGCAAACACAGATACCCTGTTCCACACCGATAGCGCGCGCCTGACCAGCTCGGGCCGCCAGTACCTGCAACAGTTCTTCAGCCAAGCCGGTGCCTATGCCTACGCAATCTATGGCCATACCGATAGCCGTGCTTCTGATGAATACAACATGCGCTTGAGCGAGCGTCGTGCCGCCTCTGTTGCGAACGTTGCTCGTTCCATCGGTGCCCGCGTCGCGCGGGAAATTGGCTACGGTGAACGCCGTCCGGTTGCGCCTAACGATTCGGCTGCAAACATGCAGCGTAACCGCCGCGTCGAAATCGTGTGCTACCGCTAAGGCGGAGGAAGGGACCATACTATGACTGTTTTTAAACTTCCTTTGCTGATTGCTGCGCCACTGGCCTTGATGGGCTGTGTCGAGAACTTCGAAGGCGTTGGCCCTGCACGGGTTGGCCCCAACGGCGAGCCACCTGTTGTTGCCATCGGTGAAGACCGGGGCCGCGATGCGGGTTCGCTTTCGCGTCTTGAAGCGGGCATCTACATTGACCCCGACGGGTGCCACATCTGGATGATCGACGATGGCCTTGAAGGCTACTGGTCGCGCCGCCTTGACCCACGCTCGGGTCTGCCGGTCTGCACCGAGCCCGCACCTCGCGGGTCGATCATTGGCGACTACAGCTCGGGTAGCCCCGGCATCGCGGACCGCGTGCCACGCATCCGCAACTAAGTGCGCCAATAGATTTCATGCATACGGGCGGCCCAATGGGTCGCCCGTTCTGCTTTGAAAATGGGCAGGTTTTGCGTGCGGTACTGTCCCGAAATACAAAATATTGGGGACAGATCCCTTTGGGATGTGGACAAGACACGACGCTGGGGCCAGACTCGGATAGAACAGACGCCTCGGGTTGTCCGGGGTGCACCAGCCCAACCGGAGATTTCTTTGGCAATCAACACGCTGCCTCCTGCGGACCCGTCCAGCGCCCCCACTGTTGCCCCCGAATCCCTCGAACAGGTTGTCGAGTTTTCCAATAATCGGCTGCTTATTGAGCTTTGCGGAGAGTATGACCGCAATCTGGCGCAGCTCGAGCAATTGCTTTCAGTACAGATCAACCGCCGCGGCAATCTGCTGGCGATCCTTGGCGAAGCGCGCGTTCGGGCGGCTACGATTCTGGAGGGGCTCTATGCCCGTCTTGAGCAGGGTAAAGAGGTGGAGCCCGGCGATATCGATGCCGCCGTGCGAATGGACGGATCCTCAAGCGGTACCGGCGTGCGCGATGGCGACCAGATCGAGATGTTCAAAGGCGGCACGCTGGAAATCGGCACCCGTAAGAAAACGGTAGAGCCGCGTACCCAAGCGCAGCAGGATTACGTTCGCGCGCTGTATGGTAATGAACTGGCCTTCGGCATCGGTCCGGCGGGCACCGGCAAGACCTATATCGCTGTCGCGGTCGCCGTGAACCAGATGATGAGCGGCCATGTGGACAAGATCATTCTTTCACGTCCGGCGGTCGAGGCGGGCGAACGGCTCGGCTTTCTGCCCGGTGACATGAAGGACAAGGTCGATCCCTACATGCAGCCGCTTTACGACGCGCTGAACGACTTTCTTCCCGGCAAACAATTGGCCAAGTTGATGGAGGAAAAGACCATCGAAATCGCGCCCTTGGCCTTCATGCGCGGGCGTACCCTGTCCAATGCCTACGTGGTGCTGGATGAGGCGCAGAATGCGACTTCGATGCAGATGAAGATGTTCCTGACCCGTTTGGGGCAGGGGAGCCGTATGGTCATCACCGGCGACCGCACGCAGGTGGATTTGCCGCGTGGCGTCACCAGTGGCCTTTCCGATGCAGAGCGCATCTTGAAGGACGTGCCGGGCATCAGCTTTAACTACTTCACCGCAAAAGATGTCGTGCGCCACCACATGGTCGCCAAGATCATCCAAGCGTACGACAAAGACGGCCCTGTGGGTTAAGGCGGGCAGCAATTGACGGGCGACCCGCGAGGGTGCAAGGGGCGGGGTATGGAGATTGATATCCTTATCGAGGCGCCCGCTTGGGACGCGCTGGACCTAGCTCAGATGACCAAGGCGGCGGTGGAGGCATCCCTTGCCACCCTCGGCCTGACGTCGCGGTTTTATGAGCTGTCATTGAT
Proteins encoded:
- a CDS encoding trypsin-like serine protease is translated as MGWSFFAGVACAVGVAVGASFPALAQGLPQVQLTEGHGGLRALNSGAEAQVWRGVGRLDTGASFCTATLIRENLVLTAAHCVFHPQTSRAFDASDLTFLAGLRNGHAEAVRNVRRIIVLPGYHPEQGPDFDMIGRDLALLELSMPISMTSIVPISTARTPWREGRVTVVSYGREREGYASIEEGCEILQRQESVRAMNCQVVSGASGSPVVRVNQGRAEVVAVISASAQSSEGDVSLAVMLEDHLATLMSQYRASASTPVGVTTLGGTPSFIVNGADARSGIGARFIRP
- a CDS encoding Hsp20 family protein, which codes for MRTYDFSPLYRATVGFDRVADMLDRVLTQDASQSTYPPYNIEKLDEHSYRISVAVAGFSDADLSVEQREHQLVIAAKRETTDEKQTYLHRGIATRAFEKRFQLADHVRVTGAVAEHGMLHIDLVREVPEALKPRRIEIGGSTTAKAIEAETASA
- a CDS encoding Hint domain-containing protein, producing MTTNGDKSPTAPLLVQQPPKNTFPRQTYMVRDGHGTDEINPFQPNDIVAFDMAEIGCFQDVADRISGGDDPTITFDNGDTLGLCGIHARDLDAANFAFSVGPVSFVAGTPITTQRGDIPIEELRPSDILWTKDHGWQALRMVVREAMEFAVHDDSPKPILIPAGALGPNQPQQEIKVSGQLRLLRSIGHHGDEVLVPAVNLIGRNGIRRMRGKKREEYLNVVMERHSIIQVAGCWVESLLATSRSLPKQTAAARRLLDHAAEITPTRRIERQGARPRNLRTG
- the miaB gene encoding tRNA (N6-isopentenyl adenosine(37)-C2)-methylthiotransferase MiaB, yielding MTNTKKLFVKTYGCQMNVYDSERMAEALGSEGYEQVNSPEGADMILLNTCHIREKAAEKMYSELGRLRPLRDANPDLKIGVAGCVAQAEGEEIMNRQPLVDLVVGPQTYHRLPKMMEAVNAGEKALDTDFPEEDKFLKLPKARATRGPTAFLTVQEGCDKFCAFCVVPYTRGAEVSRPAERLMGEARDLVERGVREITLLGQNVNAYHGAAADGTWGLARLIREMAKIDGLERLRFTTSHPNDMEDDLIAAHGDCPELMPYLHLPVQAGSDKILKAMNRKHTAAEYIRLIERIRAARPDLHLSGDFIVGFPGETEEDFQATLDLVETVGYGTAYSFKYSARPGTPAAERKGQVSEEVASERLQRLQALLTKQQRAAQDDMVGRRVKVLFEKPGRKPGQMIGKSDYLHSVHVEGPETLRGQIAEVEIIESMTNSLTGRLV
- a CDS encoding OmpA family protein, coding for MTSSLGVAALVAGAFMATSAPVAAQQQQQIIVTGQVQPGLWVDPDGCLHWVADGGIEGYMEGRVNPENGMPVCLDVNPCGVANTDTLFHTDSARLTSSGRQYLQQFFSQAGAYAYAIYGHTDSRASDEYNMRLSERRAASVANVARSIGARVAREIGYGERRPVAPNDSAANMQRNRRVEIVCYR
- a CDS encoding PhoH family protein: MGRFCVRYCPEIQNIGDRSLWDVDKTRRWGQTRIEQTPRVVRGAPAQPEISLAINTLPPADPSSAPTVAPESLEQVVEFSNNRLLIELCGEYDRNLAQLEQLLSVQINRRGNLLAILGEARVRAATILEGLYARLEQGKEVEPGDIDAAVRMDGSSSGTGVRDGDQIEMFKGGTLEIGTRKKTVEPRTQAQQDYVRALYGNELAFGIGPAGTGKTYIAVAVAVNQMMSGHVDKIILSRPAVEAGERLGFLPGDMKDKVDPYMQPLYDALNDFLPGKQLAKLMEEKTIEIAPLAFMRGRTLSNAYVVLDEAQNATSMQMKMFLTRLGQGSRMVITGDRTQVDLPRGVTSGLSDAERILKDVPGISFNYFTAKDVVRHHMVAKIIQAYDKDGPVG